The Flavobacterium jumunjinense genome includes a region encoding these proteins:
- a CDS encoding DUF6443 domain-containing protein has translation MKKIVYILTLIPILALSQSQDQNWVKSKTYKQATTSAITSPDVSVANVQVSYFDGLGRPIQQIAHQQSNTGKDIVTHIAYDNFGRQIEEYLPFPNKTPSLNYTDGATTLTELSTFYSSYNGGTTNPFSKKELEPSPLGRVFKQAAPGDAWAMGSGKEIKFDYQTNTTNDQVRLFYATATWNATLGLFNTSIHDNGYYQVDELYKTITKDENWTSGKNNTTEEYKNKEGQVVLKRAYNNGDPHETYYIYDQFGNLTYVAPPLSEPSQSITWSDIDGLYYQYKYDYRNRLVEKKLPGKQWEFIIYDKLDRPVATGPAFTPYGGATIGWMVTEYDTFGRVTQTGWKQMPVSQNYRKSNQNSITAGVNTFALNANDILTKNYYDNYDFLTVPLPTQIEGQNTVATASKLKGLPTGSWVKVLDVNNPNASEVSYTVYDDRYRPIRSHTDNYLGGFTEVDSKLDWAGKTEYTITKHKYDTNGSTTTITDRFSYSAQDRLTLHKQQINSLPEQLISKNTYDELGQLISKNVGGEDVNATANGLQKVDYTYNIRGWLKAINDVDNIGTDLFAFKISYENPTDASKALFNGNIAETYWKTSSDNKLRKYEYTYDGLNRLLDANYSKVGEVTALNDYKEALTYDKNGNIKTLNRFGTVNDPGYSPNIDNLVYTYDTNIKNQLVKVDDSSNSPQGFKDGTNTDNDFFYDANGNMTKDNNKGITNIQYNHLNLPTKIVVGTNRIEYIYNATGQKVSKIVIENTTTTNTNYLAGGFQYKNNVLQFFPQAEGYVKNTAGAYSYVFNYTDHLGNVRVSYSDIDGNDSIQADEILEESHYYPFGLKHEGYNSNNQQPNYNYKYNGQEWQSELGLNVTAMDYRQYDPAIGRFNSIDKLSEFTHSITPYRFALNNPLYFNDPSGLSEFIENNKISDYYRDNRGNVIFDPNVNKNTILPNDYEYIGPTYTDPNNGVVWDNNGDPTYPLNEVVVTGKSKASSGADYHQISLMFRSLSGKSKIIQKPLEAAYLSGTRYASQLYSGHTSNVVFEKVILSKKIYVPLGNYNTATIGKLSKTLKITGRTLGAVGVGLAVYDIANNGLNISNGLDTTMAVLALSPTGVGQAIAGVYFISNFVLAVTFDTSIGEIIEKQIDGK, from the coding sequence ATGAAAAAAATAGTATACATACTAACCCTTATCCCAATTCTTGCTTTAAGCCAAAGTCAAGATCAAAACTGGGTGAAAAGCAAAACTTACAAGCAAGCCACTACATCGGCTATAACCAGTCCCGATGTAAGCGTTGCTAACGTACAAGTGAGTTACTTTGACGGACTTGGAAGACCCATTCAACAAATTGCACACCAACAATCCAACACAGGGAAAGACATAGTTACCCACATAGCCTATGATAACTTTGGAAGACAAATTGAAGAATATTTACCCTTTCCAAATAAAACCCCTAGTTTAAACTATACCGATGGGGCAACAACCCTTACCGAATTAAGTACTTTTTATAGTTCCTACAACGGTGGAACAACCAATCCTTTTAGTAAAAAAGAACTAGAACCTTCTCCTTTAGGACGTGTCTTCAAGCAAGCAGCTCCTGGAGACGCTTGGGCAATGGGAAGCGGTAAAGAAATTAAATTCGATTACCAAACCAATACAACAAACGACCAAGTTAGGCTTTTTTACGCTACAGCTACCTGGAATGCAACATTAGGATTATTTAACACATCTATTCATGATAACGGTTATTATCAAGTTGATGAGTTATATAAGACCATTACTAAAGATGAAAATTGGACATCAGGTAAAAATAACACTACCGAAGAGTACAAAAACAAAGAAGGTCAAGTGGTACTAAAACGCGCTTATAATAACGGAGATCCCCATGAAACCTACTACATCTACGACCAATTTGGTAATTTAACATATGTTGCTCCACCACTATCAGAACCAAGTCAATCCATCACTTGGTCCGATATAGATGGCTTATATTACCAATACAAATACGATTATCGTAACCGTTTAGTAGAAAAAAAATTACCCGGAAAACAATGGGAGTTTATTATCTATGACAAACTAGACCGACCTGTAGCTACAGGACCCGCTTTCACACCCTATGGAGGAGCAACTATTGGCTGGATGGTTACCGAATATGACACCTTTGGAAGAGTAACACAAACCGGTTGGAAACAAATGCCCGTTTCACAAAACTACAGAAAAAGCAATCAAAATAGCATTACTGCGGGAGTAAATACTTTTGCTTTAAATGCCAATGACATATTAACCAAAAACTACTATGACAATTATGATTTCTTAACAGTACCACTTCCAACACAAATTGAAGGACAAAACACGGTTGCAACAGCGAGTAAGTTAAAAGGACTACCAACAGGTTCTTGGGTAAAAGTGTTAGATGTAAACAATCCAAACGCTTCCGAAGTATCATATACTGTTTACGACGATCGTTACAGACCCATACGCAGTCATACCGACAACTATTTAGGTGGTTTTACCGAAGTAGATAGCAAACTCGATTGGGCTGGAAAAACAGAATATACCATTACTAAGCATAAATATGACACCAACGGTTCAACAACAACAATTACCGATCGTTTCTCCTACTCTGCTCAAGACCGTTTAACGCTACACAAACAGCAAATTAACAGTCTGCCAGAGCAATTAATTAGCAAAAACACCTACGACGAACTAGGACAGTTGATTAGCAAAAACGTAGGCGGTGAAGATGTTAACGCAACTGCTAATGGACTACAAAAAGTAGATTACACTTACAACATTAGAGGATGGCTGAAAGCCATTAATGATGTAGACAATATAGGTACCGATTTATTTGCTTTTAAAATTAGCTATGAAAACCCAACTGATGCTTCGAAAGCCTTGTTCAACGGAAACATAGCCGAGACCTACTGGAAAACCAGTAGCGATAATAAACTAAGAAAATACGAATACACCTATGATGGTTTAAATCGATTGTTAGACGCGAACTATTCTAAAGTAGGAGAAGTAACAGCACTAAACGATTATAAAGAAGCTTTAACTTACGATAAAAATGGAAACATTAAAACATTAAACCGATTTGGAACTGTAAATGACCCTGGATATAGTCCAAATATCGATAACTTAGTATACACTTACGATACCAATATTAAAAACCAATTGGTAAAAGTAGACGACAGTTCCAATTCGCCACAAGGCTTTAAAGACGGAACCAATACCGACAATGACTTTTTCTATGATGCCAATGGAAACATGACCAAAGACAACAACAAAGGCATTACTAACATACAATATAATCATCTTAATTTACCAACAAAAATAGTTGTAGGAACCAATAGAATTGAATATATTTACAATGCAACAGGACAAAAAGTAAGCAAAATAGTGATCGAAAACACAACAACAACCAATACCAATTATCTCGCAGGTGGATTTCAATACAAAAACAATGTATTGCAATTTTTTCCACAAGCAGAAGGCTATGTTAAAAACACAGCAGGTGCTTACAGTTACGTTTTCAATTACACCGATCATTTAGGTAATGTTAGAGTGAGCTATTCGGACATTGACGGTAACGATAGTATTCAAGCCGATGAAATCTTAGAAGAAAGTCATTACTACCCATTTGGACTGAAACATGAAGGGTATAATTCTAATAATCAACAACCTAATTATAACTATAAATACAACGGACAGGAGTGGCAAAGTGAATTAGGGCTTAATGTTACCGCTATGGATTATCGTCAATATGATCCTGCTATTGGTAGGTTTAATTCAATAGACAAACTTAGTGAATTCACACATTCAATAACTCCCTATCGTTTTGCTCTAAACAACCCTCTTTATTTTAATGACCCTTCTGGCTTAAGCGAGTTTATAGAAAACAACAAAATTTCAGATTACTACCGTGACAATAGAGGTAATGTTATTTTTGATCCAAATGTAAACAAAAACACTATCCTACCTAATGATTATGAATACATTGGACCTACATATACAGACCCTAATAATGGTGTAGTCTGGGATAATAATGGAGACCCTACTTATCCACTTAATGAAGTTGTTGTGACAGGGAAATCAAAAGCAAGTTCAGGTGCAGATTATCATCAAATATCATTGATGTTCAGAAGTCTTTCTGGAAAATCTAAAATCATTCAAAAACCACTAGAGGCTGCTTATTTAAGCGGAACAAGATATGCTTCTCAATTATATTCAGGCCATACTTCAAATGTTGTTTTTGAAAAGGTAATTTTAAGCAAAAAAATTTATGTTCCTTTAGGAAATTATAATACAGCAACTATAGGTAAATTATCCAAAACTCTCAAAATAACAGGAAGAACCTTAGGAGCTGTTGGAGTCGGTTTAGCTGTTTATGACATTGCAAATAATGGATTAAATATATCAAATGGATTAGATACAACAATGGCAGTTTTAGCTCTTTCTCCAACTGGAGTTGGACAAGCTATTGCAGGAGTTTATTTTATATCTAATTTTGTTTTGGCTGTAACATTTGACACAAGCATAGGAGAAATCATTGAAAAACAAATAGATGGAAAATAG
- a CDS encoding helix-turn-helix domain-containing protein, whose amino-acid sequence MDIAEQIKKIRKEKGFSQQDVADKLSMNRVQYNRIETGKSDPTMNILQRIADVLEIEVVQFFEAKKNNKEIHSIDEPTLQRAKLLDELDEIQKSSICTMIDTAIANKRLKEALSNAMNI is encoded by the coding sequence ATGGATATTGCAGAACAAATAAAGAAGATTAGAAAAGAAAAAGGGTTTTCTCAACAAGATGTTGCAGATAAGCTTTCAATGAATAGAGTGCAATATAATCGCATAGAAACAGGAAAGAGTGATCCAACAATGAATATTCTACAAAGAATTGCAGATGTTTTAGAAATTGAAGTTGTGCAATTTTTTGAAGCTAAAAAGAATAATAAAGAAATTCATTCTATTGATGAGCCTACTTTACAAAGAGCAAAATTATTAGATGAATTAGATGAAATACAAAAAAGTTCTATTTGCACTATGATAGATACTGCTATTGCAAATAAAAGACTTAAAGAAGCTTTGAGTAATGCAATGAATATATAA
- a CDS encoding SymE family type I addiction module toxin: MKTKQLKVYSKYSPRAYRKSKHVAEIRLNGIWLEELGFIANTTMIVRYENEKIILTPQKA; this comes from the coding sequence ATGAAAACAAAACAACTCAAAGTCTATAGCAAATACAGCCCGAGAGCCTATAGAAAAAGCAAACACGTAGCCGAAATACGTTTAAACGGAATATGGTTAGAAGAACTAGGATTTATAGCAAATACCACCATGATAGTACGCTATGAAAACGAAAAAATTATCCTAACACCACAAAAAGCATGA
- a CDS encoding CHC2 zinc finger domain-containing protein produces MSIEEIKSRLTIAEVLQHYNLNPNKNNMLRCPFHEDKTASLQVSFTQNKYKCHACDKKGDVIQFVQDYEKLTKHEAILKCASLANESMSQLQPIPTTTAKHITHNLEHITFLEKMYLSFRKAIFNSPPAKEYCSSRNLDFEKLDIGFNSGQFHHGARKDEKLINTCLEYGLLSKGGTNSRTGGQAYKPFGNRSIVFPLKNKENQIVSFYFRSIVTTSPPLEGCLKGGVVSKHFYLKNRQGLYPNYPNPDTKKLLLTEAIIDTASLLQIDAIAANYSLLTCYGTNGLNEEILNALKPLKQLEEIIFFFDGDKAGNEAVTKYAEILRELHPKAKISQVETPQEEDINSLLQGHESEILTHLIEQRKDVIATTRETKQEAISSFSIEDTSHFNGELAKQTIKVEPKQEVQKATPESKKQITNNGQPITFLQQENLLQELNKLIEQSGIVGEENSRLLLFIIASSYKTKQPLHAIVQGSSGSGKTHLISKIADIIPQEDVLRFTRITESSLYNWGEYELVNKLLIIEDLDGLKEEAMFAMRELISNQRLSSSVSIKDKKGNIKSTKKEVKGVFSSLSATTKGEIYEDNMSRSFLLAIDESTAQSRRIIDYQNKKYAGEIEPKDQEKARNKLQQIVRALQNYDVINPYATKLELPQEVHKIRRLNEMFQSIVRQITLLNQRDRALKNDKLITQIEDLQQATEVLFESIILKVDELDGSLRQFFEKLKKHLKTQEKDFTQREIRQAFNMSKSQCSRFIIQLVELEYLITMNKGNLRKICYKVDYWDDYQKLRIKIKEKLLLQIEKLRPNTTE; encoded by the coding sequence ATGAGCATAGAAGAAATAAAATCAAGGCTAACAATTGCGGAAGTACTACAACACTACAATCTAAATCCAAACAAAAACAACATGCTCCGTTGTCCGTTTCATGAGGATAAAACAGCGAGTTTACAAGTAAGTTTTACCCAAAATAAATACAAATGCCACGCTTGCGATAAAAAAGGCGATGTTATCCAATTTGTTCAAGACTATGAAAAGTTAACCAAACACGAAGCCATTTTAAAATGTGCCAGTTTAGCCAATGAGTCAATGAGCCAATTACAACCAATACCAACAACAACAGCAAAACATATAACTCACAACCTAGAACATATAACGTTCTTAGAAAAAATGTATTTAAGTTTTAGAAAAGCCATATTTAATAGTCCACCAGCTAAAGAATATTGCAGCAGCAGAAATTTAGACTTTGAAAAATTAGACATAGGTTTTAACTCTGGGCAGTTCCATCATGGAGCAAGAAAAGATGAAAAGCTAATTAATACTTGTTTAGAATACGGATTGTTAAGCAAAGGCGGTACAAACTCAAGAACAGGCGGACAAGCCTACAAACCTTTTGGAAATCGCTCAATTGTCTTTCCATTAAAAAACAAAGAAAATCAAATCGTTAGCTTTTATTTTAGATCGATTGTCACAACTTCCCCTCCTTTGGAGGGGTGCCTAAAAGGCGGGGTGGTTAGTAAACATTTTTATCTGAAGAACCGACAAGGTTTATATCCTAATTATCCCAACCCAGACACAAAGAAATTACTACTTACTGAAGCTATTATTGATACAGCTAGTTTATTACAAATCGATGCAATCGCAGCAAACTACTCACTATTAACCTGCTACGGAACTAACGGACTAAACGAAGAAATCCTAAACGCTTTAAAACCCTTAAAACAGTTAGAAGAAATCATTTTCTTTTTTGATGGCGATAAAGCAGGAAACGAAGCCGTTACCAAATACGCTGAAATACTGCGAGAGTTACACCCAAAAGCCAAAATAAGCCAAGTAGAAACACCACAAGAAGAAGACATCAATAGTTTATTACAAGGTCATGAAAGTGAAATACTAACACACTTAATCGAACAAAGAAAGGATGTCATTGCGACTACGAGAGAAACGAAGCAGGAAGCAATCTCTTCTTTTTCAATTGAAGACACGAGCCATTTTAATGGCGAACTGGCGAAGCAAACTATAAAAGTTGAACCAAAACAGGAAGTACAAAAAGCTACTCCAGAATCCAAAAAACAGATAACCAATAACGGACAACCGATAACCTTTCTACAACAAGAAAACCTACTACAAGAATTGAACAAACTGATAGAACAAAGCGGAATAGTTGGAGAAGAAAACAGCAGACTATTACTATTTATTATTGCCAGTTCCTACAAAACAAAACAACCCTTACACGCAATCGTACAAGGTTCAAGCGGAAGCGGAAAAACACATTTAATCAGTAAAATAGCCGATATTATACCACAAGAAGACGTACTTCGATTTACAAGAATAACAGAAAGTTCTTTATACAATTGGGGCGAATATGAACTGGTAAACAAACTCTTAATTATAGAAGATTTAGACGGACTAAAAGAAGAAGCCATGTTTGCCATGCGAGAGTTAATCAGTAATCAAAGGTTATCCAGTTCGGTAAGTATCAAAGACAAAAAAGGCAATATCAAATCGACAAAAAAAGAAGTAAAAGGCGTGTTTAGTAGTTTATCAGCCACCACAAAGGGAGAAATTTACGAAGACAATATGAGTAGAAGTTTTTTATTAGCAATCGATGAAAGCACAGCACAAAGCAGAAGAATTATTGACTATCAAAACAAAAAATATGCTGGAGAAATTGAACCAAAAGACCAGGAGAAAGCACGCAATAAACTACAACAAATAGTTAGAGCATTACAAAATTATGACGTCATAAACCCTTATGCAACTAAGCTAGAACTACCACAAGAAGTACACAAAATAAGACGATTAAACGAAATGTTCCAAAGCATTGTGAGGCAAATCACCCTTTTAAATCAGAGAGATAGAGCACTTAAAAACGATAAATTAATCACACAAATCGAAGATTTACAACAAGCTACAGAAGTCCTTTTTGAAAGCATCATTTTAAAAGTAGATGAACTCGACGGCTCTTTAAGACAGTTCTTTGAAAAACTAAAAAAACACCTCAAAACACAAGAGAAAGACTTTACACAAAGAGAAATTAGACAAGCGTTTAATATGAGTAAAAGTCAATGTAGTCGTTTTATCATTCAATTAGTAGAACTAGAATATTTAATTACAATGAACAAAGGAAACTTAAGAAAAATATGTTACAAAGTAGACTATTGGGATGATTATCAAAAACTTAGAATTAAAATAAAAGAAAAATTATTATTACAAATTGAGAAGCTACGACCAAACACAACAGAATAG
- a CDS encoding tyrosine-type recombinase/integrase, with translation MEDIIFNFRKELQNLGYSKNAVNEYPKFVKKLLHYSKENPQKIKPKHIANYHRYLQEKPKTRGIGKLSEAYIKSQLLAIKLFFEYLERTQQINKNPFLLKVKTPQNKTRATLTVEEIKILYASCQNQLETTIIHLCYGCGLRRTEVQNLNIKDIHFSKKLLFIRKGKGKKRRVIPLTKSITKDLKKYYVESFQYRKKDQDSFLITPDGNRLLGNSIYNQFKKISKRNLLLKQQKICLHSLRHSIATHLLENDMSVEMVRDFLGHDQLKTTQIYTKINHLKLKQ, from the coding sequence ATGGAAGACATTATTTTCAACTTTAGAAAAGAATTACAAAACTTAGGCTATAGCAAAAATGCAGTAAATGAATATCCGAAATTTGTAAAAAAACTACTCCATTACAGCAAAGAAAATCCACAAAAAATAAAACCAAAACACATAGCAAACTATCATCGCTATTTACAAGAAAAACCAAAAACAAGAGGCATTGGAAAACTCAGTGAAGCCTACATAAAAAGTCAACTACTCGCTATAAAACTCTTTTTTGAATACTTAGAAAGAACACAACAAATCAATAAAAATCCGTTCCTATTAAAAGTAAAAACACCACAAAATAAAACAAGAGCAACGCTCACTGTAGAAGAGATAAAAATCCTTTACGCTTCTTGTCAAAACCAACTAGAAACCACCATTATACACTTGTGTTATGGTTGTGGACTCAGAAGAACCGAAGTACAAAATTTGAATATAAAAGACATTCATTTTTCTAAAAAATTACTCTTTATAAGAAAAGGAAAAGGCAAGAAAAGAAGAGTTATTCCATTAACAAAAAGCATCACCAAAGACTTAAAAAAATACTATGTAGAAAGTTTTCAATACAGAAAAAAAGACCAAGATAGTTTTTTAATTACTCCAGATGGAAACCGATTATTAGGCAATAGTATTTACAATCAATTTAAGAAAATAAGCAAAAGAAATCTGCTTTTAAAACAACAAAAAATCTGTTTACACTCGCTTCGACATTCCATTGCAACCCATTTATTAGAAAACGATATGAGCGTAGAAATGGTGCGGGATTTTTTAGGACATGACCAACTAAAGACAACTCAAATTTATACTAAAATAAACCACCTAAAACTAAAACAATGA
- a CDS encoding tyrosine-type recombinase/integrase, translating to MNLHDYLHQNLQPSTVKNYNYEIQKFRSINKNTEKYNYQKIMEYVAHLRKNYNPKSTNRAVAALKKYYQFLIETGKRKDNPTLSIKLRDSKEDPIQLQDLFTEKELELLLQPRKERYPILEKRNKIILSLLVNQALKPGEIQQLKTNDIDLEKAQIHIAKTGLTNSRILPLKAEQIFLLHQYLTKDRNELKTLRNDKNALLLGKLGTPITTDDIHYLVTTYQNQFNKKLTSITIRQSVITNLLAKNNNLRIVQEFAGHKHLDTTEKYKQSGIKALQNAIQIHHPMK from the coding sequence ATGAATTTACACGATTATTTACACCAAAACTTACAACCATCGACAGTCAAAAACTACAATTATGAAATACAAAAATTTAGAAGCATCAATAAAAATACAGAAAAATACAACTATCAAAAAATAATGGAATATGTAGCTCATTTACGAAAAAACTACAATCCGAAAAGTACAAACAGAGCTGTAGCAGCACTCAAAAAATACTATCAGTTTTTAATTGAAACAGGCAAACGAAAAGACAATCCAACCCTAAGCATAAAACTAAGAGACAGCAAAGAAGACCCAATACAATTACAAGATTTATTCACAGAAAAAGAGCTCGAACTACTACTCCAACCTAGAAAAGAACGTTATCCTATTTTAGAAAAAAGAAACAAAATTATACTGAGTTTACTAGTCAATCAAGCTTTAAAACCTGGAGAAATACAACAACTCAAAACAAACGATATTGATCTAGAAAAAGCACAAATACACATTGCAAAAACAGGATTAACCAATAGTAGAATTTTACCACTCAAAGCCGAGCAAATCTTTTTACTACATCAATACCTCACTAAAGACAGAAATGAGCTAAAAACACTTAGAAACGATAAAAACGCTTTACTATTAGGTAAATTAGGCACACCCATAACAACAGATGACATTCATTATTTAGTGACAACGTATCAAAATCAGTTCAATAAAAAGTTAACAAGCATCACCATTAGACAAAGTGTAATCACCAATTTATTAGCCAAAAACAACAACTTAAGAATAGTACAAGAATTTGCAGGACACAAACATTTAGACACTACAGAAAAATACAAACAATCCGGAATAAAAGCCCTGCAAAATGCAATACAAATTCATCATCCAATGAAATAA
- a CDS encoding RHS repeat-associated core domain-containing protein, whose protein sequence is MGCLKLHTYTHLHIAHTSNTEHSREKKSDAGRYQYKYNGKELQTELGLNMYDMDMRDYDPAIGRWVNQDPIVHFGMSPYSAFDNNPVFWADPSGADSEMPSWMQDAWNNSGSGTTHWVNNGNGEFKKAKQNKKLGGPGFDFDSIDTAAIDFAMQYNGISIINKTELGAAIYKKKNGKYSYTSPKGQVVYSKSAKKNKGTVYPILFGLDDVPDFAELAGLIHTHGDEDDPGDNKLQSDSGDTAPAQFGGGIDFRGKRGVRIPVYLVTPNGQLFVHDVYQKGGSPIRSTKKNIGGVNIPSQPGSTGRVNLVSPNVRPLVDPTIIDSSTGLPLQLRYTYDNNK, encoded by the coding sequence ATGGGATGTCTAAAATTACATACTTACACGCATTTACATATTGCTCACACGAGCAATACGGAACACTCGCGCGAGAAAAAAAGCGATGCAGGACGATACCAGTATAAATACAACGGTAAAGAACTACAAACAGAGTTAGGATTGAATATGTATGACATGGATATGAGAGACTATGACCCTGCTATTGGGCGTTGGGTAAATCAAGATCCTATTGTGCATTTTGGCATGTCCCCATATAGTGCATTTGATAATAACCCTGTGTTTTGGGCTGACCCTTCTGGGGCAGATTCCGAAATGCCAAGTTGGATGCAGGATGCATGGAATAATTCAGGAAGCGGAACAACTCATTGGGTTAACAATGGTAATGGCGAATTTAAAAAAGCTAAACAGAACAAGAAATTAGGTGGTCCAGGATTTGATTTTGATTCAATTGATACAGCCGCAATTGATTTTGCAATGCAGTATAATGGAATTTCTATTATCAATAAAACAGAATTAGGAGCTGCTATTTACAAAAAGAAGAATGGAAAGTATTCTTACACAAGTCCTAAAGGACAAGTTGTATATAGTAAAAGTGCTAAAAAAAATAAAGGGACAGTATATCCTATTCTATTTGGATTAGATGATGTTCCTGATTTTGCTGAATTAGCAGGATTAATACATACACATGGTGATGAAGATGATCCTGGAGATAACAAATTACAATCTGATTCTGGAGACACAGCTCCAGCTCAATTTGGCGGAGGAATTGATTTTAGAGGAAAAAGAGGAGTTCGAATTCCAGTTTATTTAGTTACACCAAATGGACAACTATTTGTTCATGATGTTTATCAAAAAGGAGGCTCTCCTATTAGATCAACAAAAAAAAATATAGGAGGAGTAAATATTCCCAGCCAACCAGGAAGTACAGGAAGAGTAAACCTAGTTAGCCCAAATGTAAGACCACTTGTCGACCCTACGATCATTGATAGTTCAACAGGACTCCCTCTACAATTACGCTATACTTATGACAACAATAAATAA
- a CDS encoding RHS repeat-associated core domain-containing protein, whose translation MLEESHYYPFGLKHEGYNSNNAQPNYNYKYNGQEWQSELGLNVTAMDYRQYDPAIGRFNSIDKLSEFTHSITPYRFALNNPLYFNDPSGLSEFIENNKISDYYRDNRGNVIFDPNVNKNTILPNDYEYIGPTYTDPNNGVVWDNNGDPTYPLNEVVVTGKSKASSGADYHQISLMFRSLSGKSKIIQKPLEAAYLSGTRYASQLYSGHTSNVVFEKVILSKKIYVPLGNYNTATIGKLSKTLKITGRTLGAVGVGLAVYDIANNGLNISNGLDTTMAVLALSPTGVGQAIAGVYFISNFVLAVTFDTSIGEIIEKQIDGK comes from the coding sequence ATTCTAGAAGAAAGTCATTACTACCCATTTGGACTGAAACATGAAGGGTATAATTCTAATAATGCACAACCTAATTATAACTATAAATACAACGGACAGGAGTGGCAAAGTGAATTAGGGCTTAATGTTACCGCTATGGATTATCGTCAATATGATCCTGCTATTGGTAGGTTTAATTCAATAGACAAACTTAGTGAATTCACACATTCAATAACTCCCTATCGTTTTGCTCTAAACAACCCTCTTTATTTTAATGACCCTTCTGGCTTAAGCGAGTTTATAGAAAACAACAAAATTTCAGATTACTACCGTGACAATAGAGGTAATGTTATTTTTGATCCAAATGTAAACAAAAACACTATCCTACCTAATGATTATGAATACATTGGACCTACATATACAGACCCTAATAATGGTGTAGTCTGGGATAATAATGGAGACCCTACTTATCCACTTAATGAAGTTGTTGTGACAGGGAAATCAAAAGCAAGTTCAGGTGCAGATTATCATCAAATATCATTGATGTTCAGAAGTCTTTCTGGAAAATCTAAAATCATTCAAAAACCACTAGAGGCTGCTTATTTAAGCGGAACAAGATATGCTTCTCAATTATATTCAGGCCATACTTCAAATGTTGTTTTTGAAAAGGTAATTTTAAGCAAAAAAATTTATGTTCCTTTAGGAAATTATAATACAGCAACTATAGGTAAATTATCCAAAACTCTCAAAATAACAGGAAGAACCTTAGGAGCTGTTGGAGTCGGTTTAGCTGTTTATGACATTGCAAATAATGGATTAAATATATCAAATGGATTAGATACAACAATGGCAGTTTTAGCTCTTTCTCCAACTGGAGTTGGACAAGCTATTGCAGGAGTTTATTTTATATCTAATTTTGTTTTGGCTGTAACATTTGACACAAGCATAGGAGAAATCATTGAAAAACAAATAGATGGAAAATAG